From the genome of Phytohabitans rumicis, one region includes:
- a CDS encoding nuclear transport factor 2 family protein, which produces MTINPNGNSTYAPADFRRALWKRWVALRNADLAQAEEIVVPALVLHVPAIGQGLDRAGGRRALLSWISALHAAFPAGRLAVEVGPIISKDLIAGRWVFTRHGDEGRAAADDVSFTGTDIIRVEGGRVVEFWVNHDVLGQAVPLGPVAV; this is translated from the coding sequence ATGACCATCAATCCCAACGGCAACTCCACGTACGCTCCGGCTGACTTCCGGCGCGCGCTCTGGAAGCGGTGGGTGGCACTGCGTAACGCGGACCTCGCACAGGCGGAGGAGATCGTCGTGCCCGCGCTCGTCCTGCACGTTCCGGCGATCGGGCAGGGGCTTGACCGGGCCGGCGGCCGGCGGGCGCTCCTGTCCTGGATCAGCGCCCTGCACGCCGCGTTTCCGGCCGGCCGGCTCGCGGTGGAGGTGGGCCCGATCATCAGCAAGGATCTGATCGCCGGCCGCTGGGTGTTCACCCGCCACGGCGACGAGGGTCGGGCCGCGGCCGACGACGTCAGCTTCACCGGCACCGACATCATCCGGGTCGAGGGCGGGCGCGTCGTCGAGTTCTGGGTCAACCACGACGTGCTCGGGCAGGCGGTGCCCCTCGGGCCGGTCGCGGTCTGA
- a CDS encoding YciI family protein, translated as MTQYAVLIYERVAPEDLPPEIMAAHEQLPQRISELGAREVAGLALLPPETATSIRGDLVTDGPFIETKEVLAGIFVVEARDLDQALAIAKMTPIVNGGVEVRPLLGFQVAEQS; from the coding sequence ATGACCCAGTACGCGGTGCTCATCTACGAGCGCGTGGCACCGGAGGACCTGCCCCCGGAGATCATGGCCGCGCACGAGCAGTTGCCACAGCGGATCAGCGAGTTGGGCGCGCGGGAGGTGGCCGGGCTGGCGCTGCTGCCGCCCGAGACGGCCACGTCGATCCGCGGTGACCTGGTGACGGACGGCCCGTTCATCGAGACCAAGGAGGTGCTGGCCGGCATCTTCGTGGTCGAGGCGCGCGACCTTGACCAGGCGCTCGCCATCGCCAAGATGACCCCGATCGTCAACGGGGGCGTGGAGGTGCGACCGCTGCTCGGATTCCAGGTCGCGGAGCAGAGCTGA
- a CDS encoding RNA polymerase sigma factor, whose translation MLAATVRVTRDLDAAEEAVQDAYVQALKTWDRDGVPTRPGAWLTTVARRNALNAIRHRQVLQAKLPLLLGPTETAMAEPDAIPDDRLRLIFTCCHPALAQEARIALTLRLVCGVATPDIAQAFLVSEATMAARLTRAKKKIAAARIPYAVPSVEELPERVDTVLTVIHLLFATGHTAYSGQELVRDELTTRALDLARMLRLLLPADREVAGLLALLLAHHARRSTRTDPDGRLLRLAEQDRTAWDREMIAEADRLVVAALEAGSPGRFTLQAAIAALHAQAPAYEETDWPQIRTLYDELLRIWPSPVVALNRAVAVSMVDGPEAALAEVEALERDGRLAGYRYLPATKADLLHRLGRDAEAAEAYQAALALSDNATEQEFLAERARSAAAQGAVGGDEGGR comes from the coding sequence GTGCTCGCCGCGACGGTGCGGGTCACGCGCGATCTCGACGCCGCCGAGGAGGCCGTGCAGGACGCGTACGTCCAGGCGCTGAAGACGTGGGACCGCGACGGGGTGCCCACCCGGCCCGGAGCGTGGCTGACCACGGTGGCGCGGCGCAACGCGCTCAACGCGATCCGCCACCGGCAGGTGCTTCAGGCCAAGCTTCCGCTGCTGCTGGGGCCGACCGAGACGGCGATGGCGGAGCCTGACGCGATCCCCGACGACCGACTCCGGCTGATCTTCACGTGCTGCCACCCGGCGTTGGCGCAGGAGGCGCGGATCGCGCTCACGCTCCGGCTCGTGTGCGGGGTGGCGACGCCGGACATCGCGCAGGCGTTCCTGGTCAGCGAGGCGACGATGGCGGCCCGGCTCACCCGGGCCAAGAAGAAGATCGCCGCCGCGCGCATCCCGTACGCGGTGCCCTCGGTCGAGGAGTTGCCCGAGCGCGTCGACACGGTGCTGACGGTCATCCACCTGCTCTTCGCGACCGGGCACACCGCGTACTCGGGGCAGGAGCTGGTGCGCGACGAGCTCACCACCCGCGCGCTCGACCTCGCGCGCATGCTGCGCCTGCTATTGCCCGCTGACCGTGAGGTCGCCGGGCTGCTGGCGCTGCTGCTGGCCCACCACGCCCGGCGGTCCACCCGCACCGACCCGGACGGCCGGCTGCTGCGCCTGGCGGAGCAGGACCGGACCGCGTGGGACCGGGAGATGATCGCCGAGGCCGACCGGCTCGTGGTGGCCGCTCTGGAGGCCGGCTCGCCAGGGCGGTTCACCTTGCAGGCGGCGATCGCCGCGCTGCACGCGCAGGCCCCGGCGTACGAGGAGACCGACTGGCCGCAGATCCGCACGCTGTACGACGAGCTGCTGCGGATCTGGCCGTCGCCGGTGGTGGCGCTCAACCGGGCCGTCGCCGTCTCGATGGTCGACGGCCCGGAGGCGGCGCTGGCCGAGGTGGAGGCGCTCGAACGCGACGGCCGGCTGGCCGGCTACCGCTACCTGCCGGCCACCAAGGCCGACCTCCTGCACCGGCTCGGGCGCGACGCCGAGGCGGCCGAGGCGTACCAGGCCGCGCTCGCGCTCAGCGACAACGCCACCGAGCAGGAGTTTCTCGCCGAGCGCGCCCGGTCAGCGGCCGCGCAGGGAGCGGTAGGTGGCGACGAGGGCGGCCGTTGA
- the opcA gene encoding glucose-6-phosphate dehydrogenase assembly protein OpcA has translation MNLELTGTTSSKINQALVDGRRATGSPATGMVLTLVIVTDEENCHDAVKAAADASHEHPCRILTVVRRRRRSETRLDADVQVGTGETVVLRLHGDLADQADSVVLPLLLPDAPVVVWWPADAPADPAADPLGALAQRRITDAYAVAEPLQDLAARAATYTPGDTDLAWTRLTPWRSLLAAALQQARSDVTSAVVESEPDNPSAELLARWFAARLKVPVERVVTGGPVVTAVRLRTAAGEIHIDRPAGGVATLSIPGQPTRVLALKVRTTAELIAEELRRLDPDDAYAGHCGLMSGLLPTRE, from the coding sequence ATGAACCTCGAACTGACCGGCACCACATCCAGCAAGATCAACCAAGCCCTGGTGGATGGCCGGCGGGCAACCGGCAGCCCGGCCACCGGCATGGTGCTGACCCTCGTGATCGTCACCGACGAGGAGAACTGCCACGACGCGGTGAAGGCCGCCGCCGACGCCTCGCACGAGCACCCGTGCCGGATTCTCACGGTCGTCCGGCGGCGGCGGCGCAGCGAGACCCGGCTGGACGCGGACGTGCAGGTCGGCACCGGCGAGACGGTCGTCCTGCGGCTGCACGGCGACCTGGCCGACCAGGCCGACTCGGTGGTGCTGCCGCTGCTGCTGCCGGACGCCCCGGTGGTCGTGTGGTGGCCGGCGGACGCCCCGGCGGACCCGGCCGCGGACCCACTCGGCGCGCTGGCCCAGCGGCGGATCACCGACGCGTACGCGGTCGCCGAGCCGCTGCAGGACCTGGCCGCGCGCGCGGCGACGTACACCCCTGGGGACACCGACCTGGCCTGGACCCGGCTGACGCCGTGGCGCTCGCTACTGGCGGCGGCGCTGCAGCAGGCCCGCAGCGACGTGACCTCCGCGGTGGTGGAGAGCGAGCCGGACAATCCCAGCGCGGAGCTGCTGGCGCGGTGGTTCGCCGCCCGGCTGAAGGTGCCGGTGGAGCGGGTCGTCACCGGCGGCCCGGTGGTCACCGCGGTACGCCTGCGCACCGCCGCCGGCGAGATCCACATCGACCGGCCGGCGGGCGGGGTGGCCACGCTGTCCATCCCCGGCCAGCCCACCCGCGTCCTGGCGCTGAAGGTCCGCACGACCGCCGAGCTGATCGCCGAGGAACTGCGCCGACTCGACCCCGACGACGCGTACGCGGGGCACTGCGGGCTAATGTCGGGTCTGTTGCCGACAAGGGAGTGA
- the zwf gene encoding glucose-6-phosphate dehydrogenase: MPANDWVNPLLDPSDRRLPHVAGPSGLVIFGVTGDLSRKKLMPAVYDLANRGLLPPGFSLVGFARRDWESQDFAQIVYEAVKQHSRTPFREDVWKQLAEGFRFIPGDFDDEVAFKRLREAVDDLDAERGTNGNFAFYLSVPPKFFPKVVQQLQKHGLADPPPGSWRRAVIEKPFGHDLASAEELNRIIHQVFPPHEVFRIDHYLGKETVQNILALRFANSMYEPIWNHRYVDHVQITMAEDIGIGGRAGYYDGIGSARDVIQNHLLQLLALTAMEEPADFTAESLVAEKLKVLRAVRLPADLGSHTVRGQYAGGWQGGEKVVGYLDEAGIDPRSRTDTYAAVKLEIDNKRWSGVPFYLRTGKRLGRRVTEIAVVFQRAPHSPFGSGEPGQNAVVIRVQPDEGVTQRFGSKVPGTSMEIRDVTMDFAYGESFTESSPEAYERLILDVLLGDANLFPRHQEVEESWRILDPIEKYWDTHGTPAAYPAGTWGPAAADRMLARDGRSWRRP; encoded by the coding sequence GTGCCTGCCAACGACTGGGTCAACCCGCTGCTCGATCCGTCGGACCGCCGGCTCCCGCACGTCGCGGGACCGTCCGGCCTCGTCATCTTCGGTGTCACGGGCGACCTTTCCCGTAAGAAGCTGATGCCCGCCGTCTACGATCTGGCCAATCGCGGCCTGCTCCCACCGGGTTTCTCCCTGGTGGGCTTCGCCCGGCGCGACTGGGAGAGCCAGGACTTCGCCCAGATCGTGTACGAGGCGGTGAAGCAGCACTCCCGTACGCCGTTCCGCGAGGACGTGTGGAAGCAGCTGGCCGAGGGGTTCCGGTTCATTCCCGGCGACTTCGACGACGAGGTGGCCTTCAAGCGGCTCCGCGAGGCGGTCGATGACCTCGACGCCGAGCGCGGGACCAATGGCAACTTCGCGTTCTATCTGTCCGTGCCGCCGAAGTTCTTTCCCAAGGTGGTCCAGCAGCTCCAGAAGCACGGTCTCGCCGACCCGCCGCCGGGCTCGTGGCGGCGCGCGGTCATCGAGAAGCCGTTCGGGCACGACCTGGCCAGCGCCGAGGAGCTGAACCGGATCATCCACCAGGTCTTTCCGCCGCACGAGGTCTTCCGCATCGACCACTACCTGGGCAAGGAGACCGTCCAGAACATCCTGGCGCTGCGGTTCGCCAACAGCATGTACGAGCCGATCTGGAACCACCGGTACGTCGACCACGTACAGATCACCATGGCGGAGGACATCGGCATCGGTGGCCGCGCCGGGTACTACGACGGGATCGGGTCGGCGCGCGACGTCATCCAGAACCACCTGCTGCAGCTGCTCGCGCTGACCGCCATGGAGGAGCCGGCCGACTTCACCGCCGAGTCCCTCGTCGCCGAGAAGCTCAAGGTGCTGCGGGCCGTCCGGCTGCCGGCGGATCTGGGCAGCCACACCGTGCGCGGCCAGTACGCCGGTGGCTGGCAGGGCGGCGAGAAGGTGGTCGGGTACCTCGACGAGGCCGGCATCGACCCGAGGTCGAGGACCGACACGTACGCCGCGGTCAAGCTGGAGATCGACAACAAGCGGTGGTCGGGGGTTCCGTTCTATCTGCGTACGGGCAAGCGGCTGGGCCGCCGAGTGACGGAGATCGCGGTGGTGTTCCAGCGGGCTCCGCACTCCCCGTTCGGCTCCGGCGAGCCCGGCCAGAACGCCGTGGTCATCCGGGTCCAGCCGGACGAAGGGGTGACCCAGCGGTTCGGCTCGAAGGTGCCGGGCACCTCGATGGAGATCCGCGACGTGACGATGGACTTCGCGTACGGCGAGTCCTTCACCGAGAGCAGCCCCGAGGCGTACGAGCGGCTGATCCTCGACGTGCTGCTCGGCGACGCGAACCTCTTCCCGCGCCACCAGGAGGTCGAGGAGTCCTGGCGGATCCTCGACCCGATCGAGAAGTACTGGGACACGCACGGCACGCCCGCGGCGTACCCCGCTGGCACCTGGGGTCCGGCGGCGGCCGACCGGATGCTCGCGCGAGACGGAAGGAGCTGGCGGCGGCCATGA